CAACAGACCCCTCCTAACGATGTTAACAACCTATAGGACAGTGGgagtatatgatatatgtcaCATAATTATTAATAGTAAAGTATAAATTTTACATATGTATTAATTATTTTAGCAAACGAATCAAAAGAACCAACTTTTGGAAACTATCTCTCTCGGGCGATTCACGTAACCGCCATCATCATCTTCAACTTTTCCAGCCCTGCTAATTGCTATCTACTTACCACAAGATCAAGAACAAGGGCACCGACAATTCTTCATTTACGTCTTTTAAGGATCCAGATCAATTTTGGAACAAAAGCGATTATCTTCTCCCTTTTATAGTTTCATTCAGAAGTAAAAAACATGCCATTATCACCAGTCTAGTTTTTTTTGCCAACAAATTTTTATTTTACTCCTCGATAATTACAACTTTGACAATAAGAAAATGTATCTTGTTGATCTAAAGTAACCAACTTTCTTTCGAGCGGTTACTTTTGTATTTACTGAtcacacacacatatatgtaCTTGTTCATCATTACCCATTTTAAAGTGGATTTTCAAACTTCTTTCACAATGGGATTCAACTTGAGGGCGACCAAGAAACAAGAAATATATAATTAAGTATGTCCCATGTGAATAATACCATGGACTAAGGTTTGTTTCAACTCTTTTTAATTTAAGTGATCagattttttgtttgtttgaAGTGAGTATTGATTCTTGCGTATATGGTATGTTTTTTTTCACTTTTTAAGTGATCAGAATGAGGGGAAGGTTGCGTACATCTTACCCTCCCCAGACCTATACTGGGTATGTTTGGTTAGGTATAAATTGTACATATAtgtataaataattttttttatttcacataattaaatatgaTATTTGGCCTTCTCATTGTATTGGAGAACAATGTTAAATTGATGACAAATAAAAATGTATGAGAATGTAtctatatatgtatgtatacatgTGTATATTAATTATACAATAATTGAATAAATATACAGTTAGTCAATTCTTCAGAAGATTGCTACCAAACTTCATCTACCTACTTCGGGAAACTCCTGCTTACAAAATATTCAAACTTGGTGTGACATCAGCCCACAACCTCACAGGAGCTTGGTACTTCTTGTTCTGCAAGTTTTCTGCTACCATGTTTGGAGAGAAAGGAACGCCAAGACGAGAGTTTCTAATTCAAAATGGTTGAACAAATTAGAATATATTAACAACTTTTATATTTGGCTATCTTAGATTGTATAGTTTTTGACTAATGACCCTCTTTTGCTTTTTATCAGTAATTTGTATTCCCCAGATTGCCTATAGATAGTCCTTTAGGTGGCCTGTGACATAGCATGGGTCAATCCCTGTGTATTTTTCTCTTTCTGATATATAAATACTAATTAGCAAAAAACAATTTATACAACAATTGATAATTTTCAGTAAATGAATGACAAAGTGAATTAAATGttatatagatattaatgtaGCAGTATAATTGTCATATGAATTAATTTGCTCAACACACTCCCTGTCGATGTTAACAACCTACAGGACGGTGTGAGTATATGATATATGTAACATAATTATTAAAAGTGAAGTATAAATCATGCATATTCatataaatagtttattttattttttatttcatataatttaatataatatttggtCATTTCATTATGTTGAAGGGCGATGTTAAATTGATGACATTTAATAATATATGAGTATGTAACTATGTATGTATGTGTgaatatgtgtgtgtatgtgtatatgtgtgtatgcagaaatatatgcatgcatgcattatatatgcatatatatgtatatatgtatgtatgtatgtatgtatgtatatttaGTCATTTTATGAATTTTTGTAGTTATAACATATATAACAACTCGAACTCTTTGTTAAATGTAGACCTTCAACATTTGCATAAGCTGCTAAGTTAAGGAGGACGGCAGCAGCAAAAGAGAAAGAACTTGCCAAAAGTATAATCTTTGGAACTTTGTTTGTACATTACTATGTAGATACTTACATAAGTCACTTTAGACGTCCTATTTCATTTTTTGAttgaaattttaaatataaatgtTTAATTTATATCGATAGTATTATATTAAAGAAATTATATTCAATTTGTACCTCATGTTTTTGCATCTTATCATATTTTgcattatatttatttttttgtatttATGTGACGTTCATGTGTGTTTAGTTTGACAAACTTTTAATAATTGTTTTGTGCATTCAGATCAAGAATTGCAAAGTAAGGAGATAAGCTTATCATTTGATGCTTACTCGAAAAAATTGACGATGCTAAAGGTTTTTTTCAATTTGTTCAACAATTTATATGATTACGTAAATATTTGTCATTGTTAGGATACTTGATCATCAAGTTTTGTGTAGATATTTACATATGCTGTGTTTGCTTACTGGTTCTGGGGGTCTCCTGTTGCTGCCATACCTTATCAACTTGTTCAACCCTTTGgtaaatataataattttatataaatttaaattctTTAGTTTTATTTTTGGGAGAAATTGTGTGTTACCACATATGCACTAGCATTAGAAATGATACTAGAAATACGTGAAAAAAAATTAGTTTTTGTGTGAACTTACAAAATAACTATGATAGTTGTTTATTGATTGTCACCCTAACTCTTCTAGTGCAAAAGACTCCCCAATTAGCCATGAATATTTTTATGTATATAAACTTActattatttttcaatttttttaaaccTCTGACCTTTCGGATAGCAAGAAGACACTCAAACATCACGCTACACACAAACTTCACAATTATGATCTTTTACTATAAAACAATAACTGACGTTATCTTGATTCTTAAAAATCTATTTATTTTATATTCTATATATTGCAGGAAGATTTTTGTCTTGGAGATCTGGAGGCTATATAAACGACTATGTTATGGTAACTAGACCTATTAACTATTTCATTACAATTTTTGGTTGATAAATTATCAATTTAAATAAGATAACATTTGTGTTGGCGTTTGCAAATTTTAGGAAGTTTAAGAACTTctgatttaaataaaaaaatattacagATGTCGGGTTTTATTTTGGATAATGAATTGCATGTTATTTAGTTGGATagtgaattaaaataatttttaatctAATTTAGTGCAggacaaaataatttattttgttACATCTTTCATGTTTAGGGTAGATAAAATTACCTTTTGAACACGATTTTGCTATTAGGTGTTCTAAAATTTTTATAGGGCATTGCAAGAAACGattttaaagattgagaaaatttgtgataataaaatatgaattatcgTGCTAGCTATCATGTCAAAACCTTGTAAAATCTGTAGATTAACTTATACAGTTAAATCTCTAATTTTAATGAATTACTTCAGGACTATAAAATTTTATTTGTTGATTAATGTGCAGAATGCAACATCCCAATTATGTGAGGACCAGAAAATTATTTAGTCGATGTTATTTTTTCATCTAATCGAGATTAATCTATAAATGTAAATGTTGGTGATTACAAGCACAGAGTTTACTGATGCAAAATTATGACGGTTCATATTTTAGTTTcctttaaatattataattactaGGTTACCATTCAATATGCAAAGGTCTTGAAGGTCATATTTTAGTTTTTTCTAAGTTTTTGTTTGTTTCCTTATAGGTTGGTATCATCCAATGGATAACGGTATCTACCAGTGTTGCAAAATTTGCTTGTCAACAAATACTTAAGTTTTAAAAAAAGTtgtatttttctattttttattaatgaaataAGTTATTGAGTTTTTGATGATAGTGAATAAGTTATTTTTATCTTGTTTTGGCTGATGAGACCACATACCTTGCTTTTCATTTATTTgtaattatttaccttttacaCATAAAAAGAAACATGATCAGTAAATACCCAAAAGCTATAGTTATTTAATTTTTACAATAATTTGATATTGATTTTTTAAAACCAAGTTATTATTGTACTTTCATAATTTATCTTA
The sequence above is drawn from the Apium graveolens cultivar Ventura chromosome 2, ASM990537v1, whole genome shotgun sequence genome and encodes:
- the LOC141706071 gene encoding protein GET1-like isoform X2; translation: MLNYVHRSNNFIKKRAHCHNQELQSKEISLSFDAYSKKLTMLKIFTYAVFAYWFWGSPVAAIPYQLVQPFGRFLSWRSGGYINDYVMVGIIQWITVSTSVAKFACQQILKF
- the LOC141706071 gene encoding protein GET1-like isoform X3, giving the protein MLNYVHRSNNFIKKRAHCHNQELQSKEISLSFDAYSKKLTMLKIFTYAVFAYWFWGSPVAAIPYQLVQPFGRFLSWRSGGYINDYVMMEDPYDILCPAR